One window of Lacerta agilis isolate rLacAgi1 chromosome 14, rLacAgi1.pri, whole genome shotgun sequence genomic DNA carries:
- the CCDC47 gene encoding coiled-coil domain-containing protein 47, protein MRSVCFVVAALFIPWGLAWAKFDEFDDGDDIVEYDDNDFAEFEDVIEDPVTESPQRVVTTEDDEEEATVELEGQDENLDFEDADAQEGDTESEPYDDEEFEGYEEKPDASPGKSKDPITIVDVPAHLQNSWESYYMEILMVTGLLAYIMNYIIGKNKNNRLAQAWFNSHRELLESNFALVGDDGTNKEATSTGKLNQENEHIYNLWCSGRVCCEGMLIQLKFLKRQDLLNVLARMMRPSCDQVQIKVTMNDDDMDTYVFAVGTRKALVRLQKEMQDLSEFCSDKPKTAVKYGLPESLAILSEMGEVTEGMMDTKMIHYLTHYADKIESVHFSDQFSGPKLMQEEGQPLKLPETKKTLLFTFNVPGSGNTSPKDMEALLPLMNMVIYSIDKAKKFRLNREGKQKADKNRARVEENFLKLTHVQRQEAAQSRREEKKRAEKERIMNEEDPEKQRRLEEAALRREQKKLEKKQMKMKQIKVKAM, encoded by the exons ATGAGAAGCGTGTGCTTCGTGGTGGCTGCTCTCTTCATCCCATGGGGCCTCGCTTGGGCAAAGTTCGATGAGTTTGACGACGGCGATGACATTGTGGAATATGATGATAATGACTTTGCTGAGTTTGAAGATGTGATAGAAGATCCTGTGACCGAATCTCCCCAGCGGGTTGTCACGACCGAAGATGACGAGGAGGAGGCCACTGTTGAGCTTGAAGGTCAAGACGAAAATCTTGACTTTGAGGACGCTGATGCGCAG GAAGGTGATACAGAGAGTGAACCTTACGACGATGAAGAGTTTGAAGGCTATGAGGAGAAACCTGATGCATCTCCTGGCAAGAGTAAAGATCCTATAACAATTGTTGAT GTCCCTGCCCACCTCCAAAATAGCTGGGAGAGTTACTACATGGAAATCTTAATGGTGACGGGGCTGCTTGCTTACATCATGAACTACATCATTGGGAAGAATAAGAACAACCGCCTGGCTCAGGCCTGGTTCAATAGTCACCGGGAGCTGCTTGAAAGTAACTTTGCCCTTGTTG GGGATGATGGCACAAATAAAGAAGCCACAAGCACGGGCAAGCTGAACCAAGAGAACGAACATATTTATAACCTGTGGTGCTCCGGGAGGGTGTGCTGCGAGGGCATGCTTATACAGCTCAAG TTTCTCAAGAGACAAGACTTGCTGAACGTTCTTGCTCGCATGATGAGGCCATCCTGTGACCAAGTG CAAATAAAAGTTACCATGAATGATGACGACATGGATACCTACGTGTTTGCTGTTGGGACAAGAAAAGCTTTGGTGCGGCTTCAGAAGGAAATGCAGGACCTG AGTGAGTTCTGCAGTGACAAACCCAAGACCGCAGTGAAGTATGGGCTGCCAGAGTCATTGGCTATCCTGTCTGAGATGGGTGAGGTCACAGAAGGAATGATGGATACCAAG atgaTCCATTACCTCACCCATTACGCTGACAAGATTGAGTCCGTCCATTTTTCGGACCAGTTTTCCGGTCCAAAACTTATGCAAGA GGAAGGTCAGCCTTTGAAACTGCCTGAAACTAAAAAGACACTATTGTTTACTTTTAATG TGCCTGGGTCAGGCAACACCTCCCCAAAAGATATGGAAGCTCTGCTGCCTCTGATGAACATGGTTATTTATTCCATTGACAAAGCAAAAAAATTCCGTCTGAACAGAGAG GGCAAACAAAAAGCGGATAAGAACAGGGCACGTGTAGAAGAGAACTTTCTGAAACTGACTCATGTGCAAAGACAAGAGGCCGCTCAGTCCCGCCGGGAGGAGAAGAAACGGGCCGAGAAAGAGAGAATAATGAATGAGGAAGATCCAGAGAAGCAGCGCCGCTTGGAG